The segment TCCTTATTCCAATTTGAATCCGTAATGAGGTTTTTAACCCGAGTCCATTTTAACATCATATAAAAACACACTTTTGTCCCCAAACATCTGGAGCACTGAAGGACTACACGCACATTTCACATTTAATGTTTCCCCACTTTTAtgctaaataaacaaaatataatataaattggCAGTCACATCTGGTGCATATTTGATTCAAATTGTTTGATCTTTCTATTTTTAGCACACTATGTGAAACGGGATGGACACGTTAAGAGTCATGCCCTGCTGTGCGGCCTATTTTGGGAGGCAAAGGGAGTCAGAGTGTGACCTCTCATTCTCATTTGCTGATGTGCCCCAGGTGGAAGGTTTTCTATACATATCACGGTTTCTTCCTGTCCTGTTACTTTCTCTTGAAGGAGTCATGTCATATCACTTGGTCCGCTTTGCTTTTCCGCTGACTTGACCCGTTTCTCTGGGGGTATGGTTTGGGCCTCGCGTGAAGCACGTCCAGGGAGAGCAGAACGCCCCAGTAGCGGCCTGACGTCCCTATTTTATGAGGTGAGGCAGGGCTGGAACCAAGGCAAAGGAGGCGTTTCCTACTGTCCTTCTTTCCGAAAGCTTGGCTGGTCATGGATGGCGAGGTGCAATTCCGTCACATATCGCAGCATCCAGCTCTCATTGCTGCGCTATCCGTGTTCTCTCCCCTGTTCTCCGTAGCGGGTTGTGGACGtcgtatttttgttttattgtttgttacTTTTAAGTCAGTGGATCTTTAGCTTCAGTAATTTTCTACCTAGGATTGAATTTGTGCATTAGAATTCGCCTCGCTTTCTCTCTAGCGAGACGCGCCCTTTTATGTTTCACTATATGCACAAAAAGTAACTAGAGAACTATTTTAACATAACGTGTTTTGTCTTTACATCCTGTTTTCCTTCTGCTCCAGCTCAGCCCTGAACATTCTCCCaatctttattacatttatttgtccTGCGTGAAGTGATGTGGTTTAGTCCGAGTGTTTGTGTAGCTCCTTGTAGCTCACATTATCATAACGTgtctgtgtttacattaacgGCCCCTTGCTCGACGAGCATTTTAAcctcttttttaaaaatctctGTTTATTAAATGCCCTCTCTGCCCACAGACCGAAGTGGAGGCAGTCTGTGAAATTCTACAagcccgaaggaaattgcagcCACTCGATTCGGTGAACAGGTCAGTTATTTTTGTATCACTTGTGCCAAACTCATCAGCCCCATTGAAGTCTAGTGAAAAGCCTTCGCAGAATGTGGCTGTTATAGCTACTGTatatccagggttcgaatcccagcagtgctatcagccggtcgggtgtCAGCATGGAGCTGATTGGCTAATGTTGGAAAAGGGGAAAAGGGGGTGGCTGAAactgcctagccattgggaggtgcacttgtcagtcagtgcgctctcagtgcaggtcccaagcccgtaTAAATAGAGTTAGCACATGACTATTGGAACTTCACAATATCACACATCATTATCACATGTGAAATTTTGCACAGACTGTCTTACTCTCAGTCCTGTCTCTCAGAAGTGCTGTTAAGGGGTGCCAGCAGGACCCTAGTGGCCCCAGCACAAAGAACTGACTTGCATATGCATACTATGCTGCATGACATAGTTATCAACAAGTCTACACACAACAACAGCGTAACAGACTTCCTGAAGTTCAGTTAAGGCTTTTGTGTTCTTCCTGTGCCACCCCTAAAATTTTCAGTGTCACTGACGTCCGTCTCGTGCCCCCCGTGACCGTTCGGCTCTCTAAGTAGGGAAGCAGATGGAGCAGCATTCCAGGCAGATCTCCATGCAGTCCGAGGACTGGCAGCAGTCCTCCAGGATGGCGCAGTCCAGGATGGCGGAGCACGGATCCTCGGAGCAGCAGATGAGACCGCCGCACGCCTCGCCACAGCAACACACGGCGTCACACTCCGCCCCGCAGGCCAAACACTGGGTGAGCGCCGAGCACAGGGACGCCAGCTCGCAAAACAGACAGGCTAGGACGCAGTGTACGCAGCagtctgtaaacacacacacacacacacacacacacacacttggtaaTACAACAGATGTGTGTGATAGATATTCTGTTAACTAGAATATTCTTATAATAGAACGCTTTAGCTACACCGTCGCTAGGATAggagctacactatatggccaaaagtatttggacacctgatagTGAACAATctttttagctagaacaacagccactctcctgaaaaggcttctcacaagactttgaagtatgtctgtcgggatttgtgcccattcaggcaAAAGATGACTCCAGAgctcattccagagctgttgagtgtgaCCGAGGTTAGGACTCTGCTTTTGTGCACAGGAAcacatgctagaacaggaaagggccttccctaaactgctgctgaaaggttggaagcatatcatttcctttatacagttgatttattacacctgtaagcaactgttgtggctgaaacacatgaatttgaaAACTGGAAGGggcgtctcaatacttttgtccatatagtgtttaCGACCAGGACAAgttctatattatatttaaacagAGACACAGCACCATCATTAACACGGCACTAGCTTTGCTGAGGAAGCACTTCTGGATAAGAGCCTCTGCTAAATGAGGAAAATGTAAATTCTGTTCAGTATAAAAGTAGAATATTCTTCTTATAATATGATGCTTCAGCTAAACTGTCTCTAGAATAGGAGCTATATGACCAAGGcaagttatatattttatttaaacagctatttactttttaaaagcTTAGTAGCCTGTTAAAATAACCTCATACatgttatatttataaaatataaagtgttAAAATTAGTCCATTAAAACTGCAGTGGACAGAGATgagtttaaaataaacattactgTTTCTTTAAGCCTCCACCAATACAGCATTAGCATTGCTGAGGTAGCATTTTTGtgaataagagcgtctgctaaatgccaaaaaatgtaaattttgttaaatataaactACAATATTCTTATAATATGATGCTTTAGCTAAACAGTCCATTGAAACTGACCAAACTCACAGTGGACAGAGATgagttactgtttacatgttactGTTTCTTTAAGCCTCCACCATGTTCATGTTAGCACTGTGACACAGCACTAGCATTAGCACAGCACTAGTAGCCTGTCAAAGAAACCTTATACatgttatatttataaaatataaagtgttaaaaatgtccattAAAACTGCAGTGGACAGAGAtgagtttaaaaaataaacatgttactGTTGCTTTAAGCTTCCACCATGTTGATGTTAGCACTAAGACACAGCAGTAGCATTAGCACAGCACTAGCATTGCTGAGGTAGCACTTTTGTTACTCACTCTGGGAAAAAACGtctaaaaatgctaaaaatgtaaattctgTTAAATATAAAACTACAATATTCTTATATTATGATGCTTTAGCTGAACAGTAGTCTCTTGTTTATTGAACCTGCCCAAACTCATCACATACAGTCTACAGAGATGAGTTTAAAAACATGTTACTGTTTGTTTAAGCCTCCACCAACACAGCACTGGCATTAACACAGAATGTGGGGTGTTTTAGATCAGCCTGATAACACACAGCAGATAATATTGGGACAATAACACCAGCGCATTAATAAACCCACGAGGTGGGGATGTGTTCTGTAATGGAAACGGCTATGACGGCGTGAGGCGCACAGATAAAGTCTCTGTGCCCGTGTAGCTGAAAGATAAGAGCAGAGCGTATTTACCTCTGACTGTTTGGGTGAGGCCACTTTCTACATGCGCTGTCCAAATTATGcatttaatagatactgactgGATGATTATTTAAACCAGAGTTATACTTTTTTAAGTTGTGCTTTCATAACAAGATTACATAATAAgaccagaagtatttggacaccagaccatgagcttgtcaaaCATCCCgggttttaaaaacaatgccgCTCTATGCAGCTACAGCGACAGCCGCTCTAATGACGAGGCTGCTCACAGGATTTTCAAGTATGTCTGTTGAAATTTGTgctccattcagtcaaaaaaggagttttttttttttaattaagctttttacaGACCTGCACAGGggcaggaccttccctaaactgttactgccaAGTTGGAACCATTTTATAATTTTCTTCATATAGTTGATCTAttgacattttcatttacattttccagacgcttttatccaaagcgacttacattacagttgcagtatacagtctgagcaattgagggttaagggccttgctcaagggcccaacagcagaaacctggcaatggtgaggcttgaaccagcaaccttctgattactattccagtaccttagctGGCAACTTTTGTGGCTGAAGCACATGAATTCAagaattagaagtggtgtcctgatacttttgtccaaagGTCAGATCAGACTTTACAACAGACGTCTGTGGACGTTTCTGTAAAATTAAGGCTCAGAAATATTAATCGGGAGGTTATGAGTTCATATCCTGGTCCAAGCATCCAGTTTTAACTGTGGGatctaataaataatagtatcaGTCAAGTGGAACGATGGAATAAAATGCCATTGcccccatccccccccccccccccccccccccaaaataaatgaatgccaATTTGGTCATTAGTTGGTACCAATTGAGCTTAACCATTTACACCAGTTGTAGAAGAGGACCCAAGAACTCCTAATGCTGCCATATTTGTGTCAAATCTGTTCATAGAACAACAGCTATTCAGATCAGCTAATCAGAAGCATTGTTCATTCCCCAAATCAGATGTTTTAGGATCCAATCCCACAGCGTTAGCATAGCAGAAGCAGTGCCACCATCTCTTCATACCAGTCTGttatgttttctttctttccttacCGTTACCGGCTGCTTGTTGTATCTGAGTGGAGCTGCTTTTCAGACTCTGCTGGCTTTTAAGGGTGGATGAGGGGCGCTTCTTGTGGGGTTTGCTGTGCCCGTCGCACTCGGGTTTACGCGAGGCAGTGGGCGGCGTGCAGACAGGTAAGGATCCGTTAGCGATAGTGTCTGGAGGAGGAGGACCACTGACAGGAGTAGGGGTCTCTGgaaaatacacaatacacacaatcattctggtcagggtcacggtgggtccgattcgATGGGCGAAATGCTGGAAACACCCACTATTCACTGTctgtgaacatgcaaactccacacagaaagcaagAAAGGACTCTGGACTCTTGCTGTAAGGCgccagcactacccactgttcCACCAAGCTGCCCGTATGTTTGGTCACAATCTTTTTCTTTGTAGGGTCACTCTGTAGTggctaaataaatgttaaagaaGAGTGTGTGATGCCCAGTAACAATGCTCCAGGGATCTAGGTTTGATCCTCACTTCTGATTAGGTGTTTTTCAAGGCCTTTCCGTGTTTCTTTTTGGGTACTCTAGTTTCCTTTaatctcccaaaaacatgcagtagatGAACTGGTTGCACTACATTGcccctggatctcagcattAGTGGGTTAGTGTAGTTGACCGCTGCGCCACACAAGCGCCCCAATAATAACACACTGCATTAATGGAAGTATTTCTACCAGTGGTCAGTCTCAGATGATGATCTGTATGATCACGAGGCTTCCAAATCATGCTACAGCTAACCACAAATGGCACCTCagactttttcttttatttaaatattatatgtcATTACCTTTCTCCAGTTTGTGTGGGAGCACTGGTACGTGGTCAGGAAGCAGCAGAGCGTCCTCACTGGTGATCACACCATCAACCAAAGATTCATCACTTCCTCCGTGACCTAGTCCACTACAGCACGGACGCTTTCCTGAAAGAGGATCAACGTAAACATGCATGAACGGCTTTGCTTTTTCACCTCTGTGTTTCTGGGATGATTATTATAgcgaatatgtatttattatatgcaTATTTATACAATTGACAGAATTCT is part of the Trichomycterus rosablanca isolate fTriRos1 chromosome 7, fTriRos1.hap1, whole genome shotgun sequence genome and harbors:
- the zgc:113363 gene encoding myoD family inhibitor; protein product: MHVYVDPLSGKRPCCSGLGHGGSDESLVDGVITSEDALLLPDHVPVLPHKLEKETPTPVSGPPPPDTIANGSLPVCTPPTASRKPECDGHSKPHKKRPSSTLKSQQSLKSSSTQIQQAAGNDCCVHCVLACLFCELASLCSALTQCLACGAECDAVCCCGEACGGLICCSEDPCSAILDCAILEDCCQSSDCMEICLECCSICFPT